The genomic window AGATGAAATTAAACATTCTGCTTAATCAAGCTAGCTATGCTGATTTCGAAGTTCGACATTATAAAAGCTTCTGCTCGAAGAATGTGGTCTTGTCTGGTAAGATAAATGCAGCCTTGATCTTAGTGCAATGAATATGTACAGTCGTAGATAAAGCCCACGATTCGTATATAGTTGCCCTTTTCTATTACCGGCAATTTAAGGGATGAGATAACTATCAAGTTCCATAGCATTAACAATAAGGTTTGGTATTGACGTGCACTGGTTCCTTCCCGATAAACGTTCGTTTACCTAGCGCCAAAGAACGCACTTATTAAGGCTGAGCCGCAAATAGCTAGTATTGACCTTTAGATAGAAAGACGATCCCGTCCTTGGTATAGAGTGTGGCCTATTGCTGTCACTTTGATGCTTTTTGTTGCCGGTTTCTTAAGTTTCCACTATCATAGTTTGATGATCGCTGTTTACGGAGAACAGCATTATATATAATGCGTTATGATCTACAGCCCTATCATCCATGTCAGATATTGGACTTTTACAAGCGTCGCTATAGTAAAGCATTTTAACACTTCAGGCTATTCTATGATAAATGGCAATAAGTGTCAGAGTAAAGTGGTATGCTGCAGTCTATATCTAGCACAAGCAGACGAGGCAGGCTGTGTCTTTACGGTGACTATCTATGTATTGCATGTGTGttgtatcaaaatcattGACAACTTGTCATCGCCCGTATTTTTTTGGCATATTTCCGTGTTGTAAGTAGATCTGATACCATACTACAGTTAGTGCTAGCCATTTGTAAGTTTTGTAGTACATCTTGATGTAACTACTAAGGTAAGGCGAACTTTGTTAGTACATAGACAAATGTGTGCTTGATCTGGTGGGGATGTCAACCTTATTTGCCGAACTAAGCAGGAGCTATTAAAATCTTCCATCGATTAGCACCAGGTGACGCATATGCAAGCCTTCTGGGGTCCGTATAAGTGCTGAATCATATTTAGAAGCTCACAAAAATCTCTCGGGGCTTTGAGGAGCAAAACTAAAATTATTAAGGTCCAAACTTCTCCGTTAGTGGTCTGGGGATCTGCCTCCATTTCCATAGCATTGACCACTAGCGGAGAGGTTTTTTCCATGACTTCATGAAGGGCCAGATGGTTGCTGGAAGAAGTCCATCGCTGGCTCCATCTGCTGTATCCTCCCACTGTTACTCTATctcttgcttttcttctctttctctctctttccgCTCTTCAGACAAAGTTGATACTGTACAATTCTCGTAATCATACAAATTTTTGGCTGTCAAAATTCGTACTTTAACACTTTAAAATCAGTATCACaactttttctcttttacAATCGGTATTCCACCCCATTACTCAACTATATTCTGAACATTCAAGTTCCTTATTCAAACTCCATTCAACAACTTAGCCATTATACCATCTTGATCTCTTCATCATgggcatcaacatcatctatTACTACGGCTACTTTGTCACAGAGGATGTCTATAGCGCTGCAATGGACGGTGCTAAAGACATCATACCTCGCAGACTTCGTCGCTCgaagattttcaaaagatgCAAAGGATCTAAATCAGCCTCAACGGAAGAGCCTGAATATAACAGCCCCACTTCATCAGAGGAAAAATGCTCAAAGTCGTTCACCTCTGTAGACACCGCAGAGACCGTCATCCATTACTCGCCGGAGGACAAGCAAAGCGAAGATGACCAATATATTTCCTCCAATGATTCCAAGGAATCCACAGACACGATCGTTCATGATGAGACGGTCAAAATCTCTCACCGTCAGAGGTGCAAAGATAAGCTTCGAAAGTGTCTGTCTTCAAAGACATTGAAAGCAAAATTCTCCAGCTATAACAATTCTTCGGATGATTGCGTTGAATTGAACGATGAGATTGTTTCGGATAATCACATCAAGGCAAATGATAACATTGTCTCGAATAATAATCATGATGATTTGAACGATCATGTTCAGTTGAACAATATTGTCAATACAGACGATATCATTGTTGCGGAAAAATTGGAAGCTTCTGGTAATGTTTACCAAAAGAAGCAATGGTCTGTTTCGGATTattctctatctatctactcaCAGGATGGTATTGATACCATCGTTGTATCTCCACAGGAGAAGCAAATCAACGCCTTAAAAGCAAAATTATTCAACCAAGAGTTGGAAAACAAGAAACTTCGCTCAAAGATCTCGCAGCTTAGCATTGGAATCACCTCAAAGCCAGTCTCAGAATCAGAGTCTGTCATTCATACCACATTCGAGAAAACCAAACTCTCGGAGCTTAGCAATGACGCTCAGCTTCACAGCGACACTCCCACCTCAAATTCAGGCTCAGAATCAGAGTCTGTCATTCATACCCCATTGGAGACAACTAAAATCTCCCACCGTCAAAAGTATCGAGCCAAAATCCGTCGATGTCTTTCCTCTACTCAGGAATTCCTGGCACCTTTGAAGGCCTTGCACCCCAACAATCGGGCCGAAAAGGGCCACACCAAGCAGCAAGCCAAAGAGGCCCTTGAAGCTTTGCAGAACGCTCCAATGTTCTTCCAATCGGTCCCATTTGATTCCACTGAGGAGGGTGAAGCTCCATCATTCTATTGCCCTCGTCATGGCACCTGTTCTTCTCGCTTCGCTTGGTGTTTCTGTGACTACCATCCCAGCGCTGCCCATCGTCAAAGTGAAAGAGTCGAAGACTGGTTGTTGCCAGCTTGGCGTGCCAGTGTTACAAGAGGTATAGAGGAGGATAGGGCTGAAAAAGCCAGGTTAGAAGAACAAGCCAGTATGGAAGAACAGGCCAGTATGGAAGAACAGGCCAGCATGGAACAACAGACTaggatggaagaagagattgagatgaaagaACAAGTTAGCACTGGAGCTCATGCTCTGCCTATTCAAGAGCAGACTGAACCTCAAAGATTTTCTGCCGAGGACTATATTGATCTTATCAGCGACCTCACTGACGACTACCTTGGTGTTTCACGATCTAAATCACGCACTCACAAGCGCAAGAGTAAGAGGAGAGTTGAGAAAGCTGTAGATGAAAAGATGGAGCAAAAAGCTCTACCCATCAAAGAGCAGCCTGAACATCAAAAATATTCTATTGAAGAATATGTTGGTCCAGCCAGCGATCGGACGGACGATTACCTTGGTGTTACGGGCTACAACCCACGCACTGGAACGCTCGACAAGAGCAAAAGAACTAAGAAGAACAAAGAGCACCGCCGTGTGCGTTGGGCCAGTACGGAGAAGGGATGGGAGAGCAAAGCTGTAAGCTCTTCCAGCCCCTCGGCTGAATGCACcaaagagaatgagaaaatgGAGGTGCCTTTTTTAGCTTAGACGCCGGTACGCATGGTGACATACACTACCACATGCACCATCACTACTGgcgaaggaaagaaaaggaagaaaagaatgaaataacaataaacgaaaggagaaaaagacatAGGAGACATAGGAGCTCTTTTTATTAAGGAACACGAAAATTTTGCTGATTTGGGtctggttttttttttcgattttctgGGTTGGTCTGGGCTTTCATTCTCTTGTAGtttattttgcttttgcgTTTTTCTGCTCTCTTTCTAGCGTTTGGGCGTTGGGAGTTTTGGTGTTTTGGCTTTTTTATACGTATACAGTAGAATAAGGATAGGAGTGGAACAGGATAGGAACGAAACCGATTAGATCAGTATAGGAATAGAACCAATCAGGATAGagtagaatagaatagaaacTCCCCTTCAATGAAAGATTATTATGACTTTGGTGTCCCAGTTGCAACTGTTTATCAATGTATAGAAGATGGTAGATCTGGTGGCCCTAGTCACATACTCGAGAACTGTCAACTACCATATGAGAGCGTGTCTTCATGTCTTTGTGATACAGATGAAGCCTGCTAGTTATAGATGGCGACTAAGTTGGTCCTTCAGACCTTTAGAATACCAATCTGACAACTCGAGAGCCAACAGAAACACGTATCTTTACCGCATTTCACGGTGATTCGTCTCGGCAAAGATGATAAACAAACATGATATACTAGACTCTATCTCCATATCTTGGCAGTCAATCATGGCATCTGATCATGCATATTTCTGTCCTAGATATGCGCAACTGATTTATATCTCTTGTCTTATTAGCCTTCCCATTACACGAGGACTATACGGGCCACTAATCTACCGCCCGAGGGAGGAGTACTTGTTATTTCAGATAGCCCCATGAGATTTTGACTTTCGAACTACTATCACAGCCCTCTTCCGATATATCAAGACGTTATGTTGGATTGACGTGCCTAAATCGAGCTGTCAGATAGTAGTCTCCAATATCCACAGTAGATTTAGAGCATGAATAATCATGTGCTGGATGAATCAAGGCcagatagatttgatatccAATATTGGTTTCAAGACtgaaatgaattgaatatcagAGACAGGTTCGTTGCACACGAGCATAAATGGTGATGAGTCTGTACTCTTGAAAGTAACAGATGTTCGGTAAGGCCAATGAAAGGATTGTAAAATATAGCATTCGGGGAGAATGGGCCACTACTCTACCTTGTTTTTGTTTTAGTAGAAAATTGAGTTCCTCTGGACGTACAGCACACTTTGCAATTGCATGTCTCTTGAATGATTAGAGAACGCCAATGCCTGGGTTATGGCCCatgaaattgatggaaaTATGGGAATAGTTTCACCGTTTCCCGTTTCCAACAGACAACCAAAGGCCTATCTATGAAGGGCATCGTGGCAGATGACTCGTTTCTCACATAATGCGAGAATAAAAAACACATCGAAATCTAGTTTGCATTTTTCATCAATATAGTTTGTGGCTCTGTGCTTTATGTCGCTTTCAATGGTATCCCTTCAACCCTTGGGTTGGTGTATAAGTGAAGTCTGGGAAAAACAACCCCAATTTTGAGATTAGAGACTGATGAAGATCCCTCACATGTATGTCTTGTcgatgaaggaaaagagcTCTCTTGATGAATGATCCAGTTCGAAGTGTGGTTGTCTACTTGGGGTTAGCAATTGGCATGTGTTTAATGAAATCACTTCAATTGTCACAAGAACACCTCCCAATTACTACACATATTTTTAAGGGGGAAATGGGTTATAGATAACAAATACAAACAACAGATATTAAGTCCTAAAATTACAAATcgcaaaaatcaaaaatgtaTACAATGAGCCTGTTTCTCTCGATACATAACGTGAACCAAGCTTGACAATTTCGCAAATCCTTTCCAATATTCTCGTATATCCAAATTTCTGTACCCACTCCATATCCAACACCGAAGTCCGGTACCTAGCGTCGTAACTGTAAAAATCTGTACATTATTTTCATGGAATTTTGTATTTCCAATGAtgttctattttcaaaagtaGATTTACAACCAAATATAGAACCTGGGTTGTATTTTCGACTCTTCCACTTAGACCTCAGGTCTCTAAAGTTCCATACTAGAAGCTTCATCATGAGTCTCTGCCCGTCGGCTTTCATATCGTGTCTAAGTACTATTACGATTAGTATATCTACAAGATCTGCAACCCACTTGTATTCCTCAGTCTTGCTCCCCATACGCcacctcctctcccttcttcAGCAACCTTGCCACTAACATCTCTCCTGTAACTTCCACGTTGACCCGTGAAATCAGTTCCACTGCTAACCTGTCGCCCATCCCCGCCGATCATGACAGGTGGTGTTGCAGGCTTCAAATCTCCATAGTACTTTGACTTGAAGCTATCACCTGAGCCCGAATCACGTGTACGAAGGGGCTTAGGCGTTAGTTCGCGAATCTCGGGAGAGCGCAGAGGTAGAGGCCAAGATGGCTCCTCGGTTATATCAGCACTTGGACTGCCAATGCTTTTATCGGTATCTGGAATGATTGCAGACGGAGCTTGGGAGGAATATTTGGATGACGAGGAGGGGAAATTGTGACGTGGGGTTGGAGGGTTTTCCATTAGCGGATtaggaagatggaaatcatcatcataatcatcgGCGGTGGCAGGGTCAAGCGGCAAGGGATGATAGGAAGACTTGATGGAAGGGGTTGATTTTTTTGGTGAGTGTGGCCGAGAGCTTGGTGCGCTACTGCGATCGCCCTTCTTACCGAGAGAATCATTAGTGAACCAAGTTATACCGCCGCCATCAGCGTTAGCATTGCTAGCAGACTCTTCAGCTGTGTGGAAGGATAGATCAGAGGCGGGAACTGAGGTATACGACTGACGAGATGCGCGTTTTGgggaagatgagattgagggtGCTGCCTGGAAGTCTGGAACTGAATGACGAGGTGATTGGTTGGGATTGTAGGCATTATAGCGAGCCGGAGAATCTGTACGAGATGTACGGGGCGAGGATTGATTAGTCTGGAATGATTCATTGGAATTGGTCCGGGTGTGGAAGAAAGGTATTGTTGGAGGGCGATCGAGATCCTCATAAGCGGCCCCAGAACGTCGTTTATCCTCAAGGTTGGAACCTCTTGACAGTCTCCTCTCAGATGGAGCAGTGATAGTGGTGAAAGTTGAAATGGATGATTTGTTGCGCTTGTGGCGAGCAGTGAGGTTATCTTCCAGAGGATTCATATCCGGAGGAAGTTGATTAATTTTGCGGAATGTGACAGCGAGATATAGAGATATAGCAAGAGTAATCAAATGAAGCCCGGCTCCAACTGTGGCAGCGTAGAAAAGAACGTCGGTGAAAATTGTTAGAAGAGACTTATCAGAAAGATACGTAGTCCAAGtggtttgttttgtttttgctgCGAGAGAAATATACGCATAAAACGGCACAATACTTATGTCAGTCAAAGATGCAAATGCCATATATGATGCTGAAGATCCGGGCGCTCTGCCGCCAGATCTCCGCGCTAAATGATATACCCCATAGATGGTATGAAGAATTCCAATAGCGGGCTGAGACATATCAATCAGTCGGTAGTCGATATATCGCATTCTAGGGATGACATACCGCAAGCTTCATGATCCAACCTGAAACCACATCCAACCCCGTGATCAAAATCGACATGGCTAGAAGTCCGACTGCTGCCAGGACTTGAAAGCATCGCAATAACAACGCGACTTTTCTGGCCCACTTAACTCTCTTCTTGACAGAAGGGTCCATTGGTTCGGAATCCCCATTTCCAGAAGGGACAATGAGATAAGAACTGATGAAATCATATCAGTATAGATTACATCAACCCCCCAAAACATACTCAAACGTACTCAGGATGTGCATTGAAGCTGACCAAAGGACCGTCTGGTCGCTTTGGTCGTGGTGCCTTGGGTGATAAGCTTGCTCTGGAGACAGCTTTCGGATCAAAGGACCAATCCGTTTTGACCGGGTCATAAATAAAGGGAGGTTGAATACCCATTGTACCTGGCAATGATTAATGAAAGACAGGGCGAATATTGCAGGAATGAAGTCAGGAACGTGGATTTTGCAAAGAATGAATCAAGGGTATAACCTGCGATATTAATCCTGGAGCTTAGAGCTTGGATCAACAAACTTAGATGCAAGCTTCGTTAACACAGCAACAGACGATAACTTTACGAAGCACAGCGTTATCGGACAATGCGATAAAGATTTCCGAAGGCTTTCAAATGACGTTTGAGAGCGAGAGAAAATGAACAGGATCGCGAGTCCTTGGGTTCGCACAAGGTGTGCGAACTCTTCACAGCAGCGCATACGTTTGATCACTCGATCAAGAGCGTTTGCAAATACTACCAGCAAACATACTGAGAAGCCCAGAGCTCACGATGGTAGACCATTTAGGATGGCTGTCATTGGGTCAGGACCTGCTGGATTCTACACATCTTACAAGGTCATGTCCAAAATTGAGAATTCAGTCGTGGATATGTATGAGCATCTGCCGGTACCTTTTGGTTTGGTACGATTTGGCGTTGCTCCCGACCATCCTGAGGTGAAGGTAAATCTCCATTAGTCAGATCCAGACCGAACGACGAGAAAAAGTTGTGCTAATGCTAAGCAGAATTGTCAAGACAAATTCAACGAAGTAGCTGAATCGCCGAACTTTAATTTCATTGGGAATATATCTATAGGAGATCATGCTGGAGCTTTACCTCTTGCTTCGCTATTGCCACATTACGATGCCATATTATATGCCTATGGCGCATCTCGAGATCGCACACTTAATATCCCGGGAGAAGACAATTTAAAGGGCATATATTCGGCGCGGGCATTTGTTGGATGGTATAATGGATTGCCGGAATATGCAAATCTTGAACCAGATCTCACACAGGGCGATGAAGCAATAGTCATCGGGCAAGGCAATGTAGCCTTAGATGTCGCAAGGATCCTCTTGCAGGACCCCGATATACTGCGAACTACCGACATCACGGAGAGAGCTATTGAGACTTTGCAGAAAAGTCAAATCAGAAGAGTGAGGGTAGTGGGGAGAAGAGGTCCTCTGCAGGTTGGTTTTATGGGGCAGAGTGGAGCGTGTTTATGCTGACGATCACAGGCTGCATTCACAATCAAAGAAATTCGTGAGCTGGCGAAATTAGATTCCGTGGCTTTTCATCCTATTGATGGATCGTTAATCCCAGAGGACATATCGAAATTACCTCGAGCTTCGAAGAGAATTATGGAGATCATCAAAAAGGGTTCAAGTGCTTCTTTGGAGTCGGCAGCTAAATCATGGTCACTTGACTTTTGCCTCTCACCTAAATCGTTTAATAAAAGTCATCAATCTCCCTCCCAATTAGGTGGTATGTTATTCGAAAAAACTTTACTGAGTCCAGACCCCTTTGATCCTGCAGCCAAGGCAAATGGTACTGGTGAAATGGTTGATCTTCCAGCATCTCTAGCCTTTCGATCCATTGGATATAAGTCAGAAGCGTTGCCAGGATTTTCGGATCTGGATATACCATTTAATGATAGCCTGGGCATCATACCAAATGATCCATTAGGTCGTGTAGTCAATGATAACGAAGGATGGACAACTTCGGATTCGTCCAAGCATATCCCAGGAATGTACTGTGCTGGGTGGGTTAAACGGGGACCGACAGGTGTAATTGCAAGTACCATGCTGGATGCTTTCTCAACTGCAGATACGATAGCTGAAGACTGGTATGCGCATGCAGCATTTCTCAATGGTAATGCTGGAAGTTCTGGCcttggatgggatggagtaAAATCCGAGGCCGACAAGAAAGGTTGCCGAAGGGTCAGTTGGGAAGACTGGCAGAAGATTGACGCAGCCGAACGAAGGAGAGGTAACAGTAATGGGAAGGAGCGAGAAAAGTTTACAAATGTGGAAGACATGCTCAAGGTCTTAGATTAAACCAGAAAAATTCTAAGAACTAACAATATTGTACAttatttcttcaacttctcgGTGAGTTCTGGAACCTTGTCGAACAGATCACCAACCAGGCCAACATCGGCGACTTGGAAAATCGGGGCATCAGCGTCTTTGTTGATTGCTGCAATGACCTTACTATCCTTCATTCCTGCCAGATGTTGAATAGCACCAGAGATACCTGCACACAAGTATAACTGTGGTGCTACAACTTTTCCTGTTTGGCCGACTTGTAAACTGTTGTCGGCGTATCCACTGTCTACAGCTGCTCTTGACGCTCCAATGGCTGCCCCCAAAGCATCTGCCAAAGGCAGCATTACTCTGTCAAACTCCTCCTTTGATTTTAAGCCTCGGCCGCCGGATACGACTTTGCCCGCAGTGGCGAGGTCTGGTCTATCTGATTTTGCGAGATCTTCCGATACCCATTCGGTCTGCGATTCAATCTTAGGATCTACACCTTCCTCAATTGATGCTGAGCCACCCTCCGCCGCTGCTGCGGCAAAAGCAGTTCCTCTGATGgtaatgattttgatttcgtcTGAAGATTCGACTGTGGCAATTGCATTACCAGCATATATTGGTCTGACGAATgtattctcattttcaattcctgTGATGTCTGATACTTGTTGAACATCGAGTAATGCGGCAACGCGGGGCATTAGGTTCTTTCCAAAAGCTGTGTGTCCGGCAATGATGTGTGTAAAGCCACCcttcttaatattttctacCAGTAAAGGAGCATAGTTTTCTGGCAAGCCCTATAgcaaaattatcaaaatctgcTGATCGGCGGAACCGGTTGTGAGGAGATAGGTCTCCTTACCTTGTCATATGCAGAATTGTCTACAGCAATGATCTTTTCGATTCCTGCAACTTTAGCTGCTTCTTCGGCTACAGATTTTATGTTGCTTCCCGCGATAAACGCCGTTATTGATCCTCCTAGCTTTTGTGCTGCGGTGACTGCTCCAAGTGATCCATGGTTAAGTTTGCCTTCCCTTTGTTCCAGGACGGCAAGTGATGATAATAGTCTTGCGAGTGCCGAGAGAGAAGCTACTGGTGTAGGGCCAGCTTGTGTTCGCAATTGAGTACGCGCTTGGCGTAAAATAGAGTGGCCGGCTCGTGAAAGCATTGTTATGAAGTTGGGAGAAACAAAAATTGAGAGACTGAATTGTTGGTGAACTTCATCAATGAAATTCAATCAGTACTAGATAACTACCCCATGTTTTCCTTCCACCATCGGAGGCGTGCCGCTTCAAGCCGAGGACCTATTCTTTGTGCCTGACACTTTCAATCATAACCCTTGTCTCATCCTCAGGCCACATGctgattatataatattggaCCTTGATTTCGAGGCATTGGACGAAGGTTTATCACCGTGTAAACTTTGCCTTTGGTTGGTTTGTCATCACGTGAATTATTTTAGTCTTGgctttttggtttttggCTCCATCTTGAGCTTTAGGATAGCAAGCGAAACGCGACCTTCCCTCCAGAAAATCATCAACGCGAATCACAGCAATAGTGTTTGCGCCTCAATCCCCCAATCGTTGATTACTACATAATTTCCTTTTGCATTAAGTCGTGCATCTGGTTTCTGATCGATTCGACGCGCATGAGAATTCGAACATCATTTTGGAGATCTAGTACGACTCCCGTTGCGCCAAGTTTGGAAAGCGTTTACAAATAAATTATTGCGATACTTTTACCATTTCAAGTTATAAGCAAATATGGAGGACAATTCATTAAACTTTGATTCGCCTGCCCCAGGCAGTAATGCCATCCTCGAGCAACCACCACTCCCCGCAGAGTCCACTTCACCACCAAGTCAAGGGGCCACTGGGCAAGCCCCAAGAGCAGAAGGTATATATCATCACACGCTCGCATTACGCGTAAGTTCTAACGGATAATTCCTATAGATACCCCAATGGGAGAAGCTGGTTCCGTCGATCCAGCCatcaaaaaagattcaagTGCGCCTGTCTCCGATAATCCGCTCGATGCGCCTGACGCACCTCGCCCAGAAACAGATGAACCCAAGGACGAGGTGATGGGCGATTCTCAAGCCCAAGATGACGTgaaagaaagtaaagaagGCGATGGAGAAAACGGGGCTACAAATGGACAAGTCGAGAAAACAAAAGCTTCAATCGAAGCATCAGCAAGGGAACATCTTATATCACAAACACATTCAACTATAATACCAAGTTACAGTAGCTGGTTTGACATGCATGCTATTGCACCTGTTGAGAAGAAATCTTTGCCGGAGTTCTTCAACAACCGCAATCGCAGCAAGACCCCATCTGTTTACAAGGATTATAGGGACTTCATGATCAATACCTACCGATTGAACCCAATAGAATACTTGACGGTGACAGCATGCCGGAGGAACTTGGCTGGTGATGTTTGCGCCATTATGCGTGTTCATGCATTTCTAGAGCAATGGGGCTTGATTAATTATCAAGTATGTCAATTCTTACTTATCGAAAAATCCATCTGCTAATGAGTCTAGGTCGACGCACAACAACGACCTTCGCAAGTTGGTCCCCCTTTTACAGGCCACTTCAAGGTGATATGTGATACCCCTCGTGGTCTGCAGCCGTGGCAGCCTTCCGCCGATCCAATCGTTCTTCAGGGcaagaaaaatgaagataCAGAGGCCAAGGCAGTTGCAGAACCAGCTCCCAAGTCAGACTTGAACTTACAGATAGGACGCAACATCTACGATGCTACTGCCAAGGAAAATAAGTTGAACGCGGATTCCAAAAAGCAAGCTAACGGCGAAGGTGCGAGCACTAATGGTACTTCAGACATCGTTCAAAAGTCTATCGAGGACATTGTGAAGGCACCAATAACCAAGATTCTCTGTCATGTTTGCGGTATTGACTGCACTCGTGTTTATTACCATCACATGTCTCCCGCCGACCCAACAGCTCCTGGAACCACCAAGGGTAAATCGGATATTTGCTCGAATTGTTTCATGGAGA from Botrytis cinerea B05.10 chromosome 15, complete sequence includes these protein-coding regions:
- the Bcarh1 gene encoding Bcarh1, with product MNRIASPWVRTRCANSSQQRIRLITRSRAFANTTSKHTEKPRAHDGRPFRMAVIGSGPAGFYTSYKVMSKIENSVVDMYEHLPVPFGLVRFGVAPDHPEVKNCQDKFNEVAESPNFNFIGNISIGDHAGALPLASLLPHYDAILYAYGASRDRTLNIPGEDNLKGIYSARAFVGWYNGLPEYANLEPDLTQGDEAIVIGQGNVALDVARILLQDPDILRTTDITERAIETLQKSQIRRVRVVGRRGPLQAAFTIKEIRELAKLDSVAFHPIDGSLIPEDISKLPRASKRIMEIIKKGSSASLESAAKSWSLDFCLSPKSFNKSHQSPSQLGGMLFEKTLLSPDPFDPAAKANGTGEMVDLPASLAFRSIGYKSEALPGFSDLDIPFNDSLGIIPNDPLGRVVNDNEGWTTSDSSKHIPGMYCAGWVKRGPTGVIASTMLDAFSTADTIAEDWYAHAAFLNGNAGSSGLGWDGVKSEADKKGCRRVSWEDWQKIDAAERRRGNSNGKEREKFTNVEDMLKVLD
- the Bcaim45 gene encoding Bcaim45, producing MLSRAGHSILRQARTQLRTQAGPTPVASLSALARLLSSLAVLEQREGKLNHGSLGAVTAAQKLGGSITAFIAGSNIKSVAEEAAKVAGIEKIIAVDNSAYDKGLPENYAPLLVENIKKGGFTHIIAGHTAFGKNLMPRVAALLDVQQVSDITGIENENTFVRPIYAGNAIATVESSDEIKIITIRGTAFAAAAAEGGSASIEEGVDPKIESQTEWVSEDLAKSDRPDLATAGKVVSGGRGLKSKEEFDRVMLPLADALGAAIGASRAAVDSGYADNSLQVGQTGKVVAPQLYLCAGISGAIQHLAGMKDSKVIAAINKDADAPIFQVADVGLVGDLFDKVPELTEKLKK